The Mauremys reevesii isolate NIE-2019 linkage group 1, ASM1616193v1, whole genome shotgun sequence genome has a segment encoding these proteins:
- the LOC120396081 gene encoding olfactory receptor 52D1-like — MSDSNSSDFTNPSTFILLGIPGLEAAHIWISIPFCTMYTIAILGNFTILFIVKTESSLHGPMYYFLCMLAITDLVRSTSIVPKMLSIFWFYSREINFSACLTQMYFILSFSAMQSGILVAMAFDRYVAICDPLRHSTTLTNPMVAKIGLSMMLRGIMLILPHPFLARRLPYCRTNIIPHTYCEHIAVVKLACADISVSSYYSLSVALFVTALDVFFIAVSYTQILRAIFRLPTKDARLKTFGTCGSHLFVILASYIPALFSFLTQRFGHNVPLHFHVLMANMYLLVPPMLNPIIYGARNQQIRIRLLQPFTHKWT, encoded by the coding sequence atgtcagattccaactcaAGTgatttcaccaacccctccaccttcatcctgctgggtattcctggcctggaggcagcccatatctggatctccatccccttctgcaccatgtacaccatagccatcttggggaacttcaccatcctgttcatcgtaAAGACAGAGTcgagcctccatgggcccatgtactatttcctctgcatgctggccatcaccgacctggtccGGTCTACATCCATcgtgcccaaaatgctgagcatcttctggttctattccagggagatcaatttcagtgcatgcctcacccagatgtacttcattctcaGCTTCTCTGCAATGCAGTCTGGAATCCTTGttgccatggcttttgatcgctacgtggcAATCTgcgatcccctgagacattccaccacccTGACAAACCCCATGGTGGCCAAAATTGGCCTGTCCATGATGCTGCGCGGCATCATGCTCATactgccccatcccttcctggCAAGGAGGttgccatattgcagaaccaacatcattccCCACACGTACTGCGAGCACATtgccgtggtgaagctggcctgcgctgaCATCAGTGTCAGTAGTTACTACAGCCTCTCTGTGGCATTGTTCGTGACcgctctggatgtgttttttatcgccgtgtcctatacccagatcctcagggccatcttcagactcccaacaaaggacgcccggctcaagacttttgggacctgcggctcccacctctTTGTCATCTTAGCCTCTTACATCccagctctcttctccttcctcacacaACGGTTTGGGcacaatgtgcccctgcatttccatgttctcatggccaacatgtacctcctggtgccccccatgctaaaccccatcatctatggggcgAGGAACCAACAGATCCGGAtaaggctgctccagccctttaCTCATAAATggacctaa